In Blattabacterium cuenoti, a single window of DNA contains:
- the tsaD gene encoding tRNA (adenosine(37)-N6)-threonylcarbamoyltransferase complex transferase subunit TsaD, which yields MTLKQPIIILGIESSCDDTAVSIIRNREVISNIIIHQTIHKKYGGIVPELASREHDKYLFSTVNKAIKIANIKRSQLNAVSVTIGPGLIGSLLVGYSFAKSFSIGLNIPLIEVNHIQAHILSHFIQNANLNNSFPKFPFLCLMISGAHTQIIQVNDFFDMKILGSTLDDAVGESLDKIARLFGFTYPGAIFLDKYSKLGNNKKFSFSKPNVKGLNFSFSGLKSQVYRFIQYQLKDNSNFIKNNIHSLCASIQKTISEILIEKIILAMKQTKIFRIVLAGGVSANNEIRKQFFSLKKKNIEVFIPKKKYTTDNGAMIALVGFLKFKKKNFVTIKPYSKFTTFF from the coding sequence ATGTGATGATACAGCTGTATCTATTATTAGAAATAGAGAAGTAATATCTAATATTATTATTCATCAAACAATTCATAAAAAATATGGAGGTATTGTTCCAGAATTAGCATCTAGAGAACATGATAAATATTTATTTTCTACTGTAAATAAAGCTATTAAAATCGCTAATATTAAACGATCTCAACTTAATGCTGTGTCTGTCACTATAGGACCAGGATTAATAGGATCTTTATTAGTAGGTTATTCTTTTGCAAAATCATTTTCAATTGGATTAAATATTCCTCTTATTGAGGTTAATCATATACAAGCACATATATTATCACATTTTATACAAAATGCAAATTTAAATAATTCATTCCCAAAATTTCCATTTTTATGTTTAATGATTAGTGGAGCCCATACTCAAATTATTCAAGTAAATGATTTTTTTGATATGAAAATATTAGGATCTACTTTAGATGATGCTGTTGGTGAATCTTTAGATAAGATAGCAAGATTATTTGGATTTACTTATCCTGGAGCTATTTTTTTAGATAAATATTCTAAATTAGGAAATAATAAAAAATTTTCTTTTTCTAAACCTAATGTAAAAGGATTAAATTTTAGTTTTAGTGGCTTAAAAAGTCAAGTTTATAGATTTATTCAATATCAATTAAAAGATAATTCCAATTTTATTAAAAATAATATTCACAGTTTATGTGCATCAATACAAAAAACAATTTCAGAAATTTTAATAGAAAAAATAATATTAGCAATGAAACAAACAAAAATTTTTAGAATTGTATTAGCAGGTGGAGTATCTGCTAATAATGAAATTAGAAAACAATTTTTTTCTTTAAAAAAAAAAAATATAGAAGTATTTATTCCGAAAAAAAAATATACTACTGATAATGGAGCAATGATAGCTCTTGTTGGATTTTTAAAATTTAAGAAAAAAAATTTTGTTACAATTAAACCGTATTCAAAATTTACTACTTTTTTTTAA